The Amycolatopsis sp. DG1A-15b genome window below encodes:
- a CDS encoding RidA family protein — MERTAVNPVTWSHALGFNQGEVVAGQTRTLYCSGQTSMDAEGKPRHEGDMAAQLAVSLDNLEAVLAEAGMSLANLVRLNVYTTDVDGLFPHYGVLAARLGAAGVAPATTMLGVSRLAIPGQLVELEGTAVA, encoded by the coding sequence CTGGAACGAACGGCGGTCAACCCGGTGACGTGGTCTCATGCGCTGGGCTTCAACCAGGGGGAGGTCGTCGCGGGGCAGACCCGCACCCTGTACTGCTCCGGGCAGACGTCGATGGACGCCGAGGGCAAGCCCCGGCACGAGGGGGACATGGCCGCCCAGCTCGCGGTGAGCCTGGACAACCTGGAGGCCGTGCTCGCCGAGGCCGGCATGTCCCTGGCGAACCTGGTCCGGCTGAACGTCTACACCACCGACGTCGACGGGCTGTTCCCGCACTACGGCGTGCTGGCGGCGCGGCTGGGTGCCGCCGGGGTGGCCCCGGCCACCACGATGCTCGGGGTGAGCAGGCTGGCGATCCCGGGTCAGCTGGTGGAGCTGGAGGGCACCGCC
- a CDS encoding WYL domain-containing protein — protein MRADRLVSLVLLLRRRGRLTADVLARELEVSTRTVLRDIDALSAAGVPVYAERGRHGGFALLPGFRTELTGLNHDEALALLTTGPAFGLGPALASAMRKVADALPETHLATAGRFLVEPETDLLSRRWAAEEVDHPTMAEVRRAVLGGRRLRIHYAATGQEPQWRTVDPIGLVTVRDRGYLLATRAGADRTYRLSRVLAAEELPEPAERPGEVDLDRIWRQRCAAFLADGHLTARVRVRPARREDLLGTAVAVRAEEPGADGWLRFEVTYQDAWHAEWALWQLGTGAEALAPQSLRTALRERAMAIADRYGDDRLRKR, from the coding sequence GTGCGTGCCGACCGGCTGGTCTCCCTGGTGCTGCTGCTGCGCCGGCGTGGGCGGCTGACCGCGGACGTGCTGGCCCGCGAGCTGGAGGTCTCCACGCGCACGGTGCTGCGCGACATCGACGCGCTGTCGGCGGCGGGTGTCCCGGTCTACGCCGAACGCGGCCGGCACGGCGGGTTCGCGCTGCTGCCCGGCTTCCGGACCGAGCTCACCGGCCTGAACCACGACGAAGCACTGGCCCTGCTGACCACCGGGCCGGCTTTCGGCCTCGGCCCGGCGCTGGCCTCGGCCATGCGCAAGGTGGCCGACGCCCTGCCCGAAACCCACCTGGCCACGGCCGGGCGGTTCCTCGTCGAGCCGGAGACCGACCTGCTCTCCCGCCGCTGGGCTGCCGAGGAGGTGGACCACCCGACGATGGCCGAGGTCCGCCGCGCGGTCCTCGGTGGTCGCCGGCTGCGGATCCACTACGCGGCCACGGGCCAGGAGCCGCAGTGGCGCACGGTCGACCCGATCGGCCTGGTCACCGTCCGCGACCGCGGCTACCTGCTGGCGACGAGGGCGGGCGCGGACCGCACGTACCGGCTGTCCCGGGTCCTGGCGGCGGAGGAGCTACCCGAGCCGGCCGAGCGGCCGGGCGAGGTCGACCTGGACCGCATCTGGCGGCAACGCTGCGCCGCCTTCCTGGCCGACGGTCACCTGACGGCCCGGGTCCGGGTCCGGCCGGCCCGCCGCGAGGACCTGCTGGGCACGGCGGTGGCGGTCCGCGCGGAGGAGCCCGGGGCCGACGGCTGGCTGCGGTTCGAAGTGACCTACCAGGACGCGTGGCACGCGGAGTGGGCGCTGTGGCAGCTGGGCACGGGCGCCGAAGCCCTGGCTCCGCAGTCGTTGCGCACGGCCCTGCGCGAGCGGGCGATGGCGATCGCCGACCGCTACGGAGACGACCGGCTCCGGAAACGGTGA
- a CDS encoding GH92 family glycosyl hydrolase, whose product MPRSARPPVAFLVTAAVVAAGLVALPAASSAAEDVLPADFSSSFESGDVQPTWTDTVDTDAAGKPRASGINGANGTAIPGDIRGKVTETSASSENAGGGEVVSNLVDGTTDTKWLSWDPTAWAQITLSEPTSITHYAISSANDFAERDPKDWTLQGSNDASAWTDLDSQTGQAFTARFQQKDYKLAAPTAAYRYFRLNVTGNNGGPILQLSELLLANDEPAPPPLPNMRSFTDSGPTSGYTNKNRVGFTGLKAFRYSGSQTQGHGWSYNKVFDVNVPVVASTELSYKVQPQFITGDLKYQSTNVAIDLVFTDGTRLRDLGATDQYGFPLTPEGQGKSKVLYTNQWNLVRSAIGTVAKGKTIDRILVGFDNAGGPGSLQGWLDDVKISATPTPPASTRPTDNVLTTRGTMANGTFSRGNNFPATAVPHGFNFWTPVTDANADNGDVRWMYNYHSQNNEQNLPELQAFSVSHEPSPWMGDRQTFQVMPSAATGVPDANRDARALAFKHDNETARAHYYGVQFENGIKTEIAPTDHAAVFRFSFPGSDSSLIFDNYKNQGGLTLDTAGGTLSGYTDVKSGLSAGAGRMFVYATFDKPVTAGAKLTGQGHDDVAGYLRFAAGADKTVTMRIATSLISVDQAKKNLAQEIAPNATFDSVRDAAQRIWDDQLKVIEVEGASKDQLTTLYSNLYRLFLYPNSGFENTGTKEKPVYQYASFVSPKAGVDTPTQTGAKIVDGQTYVNNGFWDTYRTTWPAYSLLTPDMAGKMVDGFVQQYRDGGWISRWSSPGYADLMTGTSSDVAFADAYLKGVRNFDVKASYDAALKNATVTPPNNAVGRKGIDEGIFLGYSPNTADHGFSWSIEGYVNDYGIANLSKKLYDEAPASDPRKQEYLANYEYFTSRAQQYVNLFDPSVGFFQGRDAAGKFSRSPQDYDPRVWGIDYTETNGWGMAFSVPQDGQGLANLYGGKTGLAKKLDAFFADQETANFPGSYGGVIHEMREARDVRMGQLGHSNQASHHTLYMYDYAGQPAKTQEKVREALSRLYTGSEIGQGYAGDEDNGEQSAWWTFSALGFYPLQMGSPDYAIGSPLFKKATIHLAGGKDLVINAPKNSAKNVYVQGVKVNGKAHSSTSLSQELIARGGVIDFDMGPNPSKWGTGPNDAPKSITQGDAVPAPLHDETGPGRGTLSTSDGSNAAALVDNTSRTQAAVTGAVQYQLNSTDEAVTNYTLTSQTGAGDPKSWVLKGSYDGKTWAVADRQENQAFSWRQQTRAFKVADPAHYAYYRLEVTATSTGAPAQLAEFELLGKPDAACTKTITGTQSGPLAVTSGTVCLQDATVSGPVTVSGGASLIVRGGQVKGPLAATGAAQVVLNRTKVGGPVAITGATGPVSIELTEIGGPVALTGNHGPVLTSSTVGGPLACAVNNPAPTDHDLPNVVRGPVAGQCTKM is encoded by the coding sequence ATGCCCCGAAGCGCCAGACCGCCGGTCGCTTTCCTGGTGACCGCTGCCGTGGTCGCCGCCGGCCTGGTCGCCCTCCCCGCGGCCTCGTCCGCCGCCGAAGACGTCCTGCCGGCCGACTTTTCGTCCTCCTTCGAGTCCGGTGACGTCCAGCCGACGTGGACCGACACGGTCGACACCGACGCGGCGGGCAAGCCGCGCGCGTCCGGGATCAACGGCGCGAACGGCACCGCGATCCCCGGTGACATCCGCGGCAAGGTGACCGAAACCAGCGCCAGCAGCGAGAACGCCGGTGGCGGCGAGGTGGTGTCGAACCTCGTCGACGGCACGACCGACACCAAGTGGCTGTCGTGGGACCCGACGGCGTGGGCGCAGATCACGTTGTCGGAGCCGACGTCGATCACGCACTACGCGATTTCCTCGGCCAACGACTTCGCCGAGCGCGACCCCAAGGACTGGACGCTGCAGGGCTCGAACGACGCGAGTGCCTGGACCGACCTCGACAGCCAGACCGGCCAGGCGTTCACCGCCCGGTTCCAGCAGAAGGACTACAAGCTGGCCGCACCGACCGCGGCGTACCGGTACTTCCGGCTGAACGTCACCGGCAACAACGGCGGGCCGATCCTGCAGCTGTCGGAGCTGCTGCTGGCCAACGACGAGCCGGCGCCGCCGCCGTTGCCCAACATGCGCAGCTTCACCGACTCCGGGCCGACCAGCGGGTACACGAACAAGAACCGCGTCGGCTTCACCGGGCTCAAGGCGTTCCGCTACTCCGGCAGCCAGACCCAGGGCCACGGCTGGTCCTACAACAAGGTCTTCGACGTGAACGTTCCCGTCGTGGCCTCGACCGAGCTGTCCTACAAGGTGCAGCCGCAGTTCATCACCGGCGACCTGAAGTACCAGAGCACGAACGTGGCGATCGACCTGGTCTTCACCGACGGCACCCGGCTGCGCGACCTGGGCGCGACCGACCAGTACGGGTTCCCGCTCACGCCGGAGGGCCAGGGCAAGAGCAAGGTGCTCTACACCAACCAGTGGAACCTGGTGCGCTCGGCGATCGGCACGGTGGCCAAGGGCAAGACGATCGACCGGATCCTGGTCGGCTTCGACAACGCGGGTGGCCCCGGCTCGCTGCAGGGCTGGCTGGACGACGTGAAGATCTCCGCCACGCCGACGCCGCCGGCCAGCACCCGCCCGACCGACAACGTGCTCACCACGCGCGGCACGATGGCCAACGGCACCTTCTCCCGCGGCAACAACTTCCCGGCCACGGCCGTGCCGCACGGGTTCAACTTCTGGACCCCGGTGACCGACGCGAACGCCGACAACGGCGACGTGCGGTGGATGTACAACTACCACAGCCAGAACAACGAGCAGAACCTGCCGGAGCTGCAGGCGTTCAGCGTCAGCCACGAGCCGAGCCCGTGGATGGGCGACCGGCAGACCTTCCAGGTGATGCCGTCCGCGGCCACCGGGGTGCCGGACGCGAACCGCGACGCCCGGGCGCTGGCGTTCAAGCACGACAACGAGACCGCTCGCGCGCACTACTACGGTGTGCAGTTCGAGAACGGGATCAAGACCGAGATCGCCCCGACCGACCACGCGGCGGTGTTCCGGTTCTCCTTCCCGGGCAGCGACTCCAGCCTCATCTTCGACAACTACAAGAACCAGGGCGGGCTGACCCTCGACACCGCGGGCGGCACGCTGTCGGGCTACACCGACGTCAAGAGCGGCCTGTCGGCCGGGGCGGGGCGGATGTTCGTCTACGCCACCTTCGACAAGCCGGTCACCGCGGGCGCGAAGCTCACCGGGCAGGGCCACGACGACGTCGCCGGCTACCTGCGGTTCGCCGCCGGTGCCGACAAGACCGTGACCATGCGGATCGCGACGTCGCTGATCAGCGTGGACCAGGCGAAGAAGAACCTGGCGCAGGAGATCGCGCCGAACGCGACCTTCGACTCCGTCCGCGACGCCGCGCAGCGGATCTGGGACGACCAGCTGAAGGTGATCGAGGTCGAGGGCGCGTCGAAGGACCAGCTCACGACGCTGTACTCGAACCTGTACCGGCTGTTCCTCTACCCGAACTCCGGCTTCGAGAACACCGGCACGAAGGAAAAGCCGGTCTACCAGTACGCGAGCTTCGTCTCGCCGAAGGCCGGGGTGGACACCCCGACGCAGACCGGGGCGAAGATCGTCGACGGCCAGACCTACGTCAACAACGGGTTCTGGGACACCTACCGCACGACGTGGCCGGCGTATTCGCTGCTCACGCCGGACATGGCCGGGAAGATGGTCGACGGGTTCGTGCAGCAGTACCGCGACGGCGGCTGGATCTCGCGGTGGTCGTCGCCGGGCTACGCGGACCTGATGACCGGGACCAGCTCGGACGTCGCGTTCGCCGACGCCTACCTCAAGGGGGTGCGCAACTTCGACGTCAAGGCGTCCTACGACGCGGCGCTGAAGAACGCGACGGTGACGCCGCCGAACAACGCGGTCGGCCGCAAGGGCATCGACGAGGGCATCTTCCTCGGCTACTCGCCCAACACCGCCGACCACGGGTTCTCGTGGTCGATCGAGGGCTACGTCAACGACTACGGCATCGCGAACCTGTCGAAGAAGCTCTACGACGAAGCCCCGGCGAGTGATCCGCGCAAGCAGGAGTACCTGGCGAACTACGAGTACTTCACCAGCCGGGCGCAGCAGTACGTGAACCTGTTCGACCCGAGTGTCGGGTTCTTCCAGGGCCGGGACGCGGCGGGCAAGTTCAGCCGGTCGCCGCAGGACTACGACCCGCGGGTGTGGGGCATCGACTACACCGAGACCAACGGCTGGGGCATGGCGTTCTCCGTGCCGCAGGACGGGCAGGGCCTGGCGAACCTCTACGGCGGCAAGACGGGCCTGGCGAAGAAGCTGGACGCCTTCTTCGCCGACCAGGAGACCGCGAACTTCCCGGGCTCCTACGGCGGGGTGATCCACGAGATGCGGGAGGCCCGCGACGTCCGGATGGGCCAGCTCGGGCACTCCAACCAGGCCTCGCACCACACGCTCTACATGTACGACTACGCGGGCCAGCCGGCCAAGACGCAGGAGAAGGTCCGCGAGGCGCTCTCGCGGCTCTACACCGGCAGCGAGATCGGCCAGGGCTACGCGGGTGACGAGGACAACGGCGAGCAGTCGGCCTGGTGGACCTTCAGCGCGCTGGGCTTCTACCCGCTGCAGATGGGCAGCCCGGACTACGCGATCGGGTCGCCGCTGTTCAAGAAGGCGACGATCCACCTGGCCGGTGGCAAGGATCTGGTGATCAACGCGCCGAAGAACAGCGCGAAGAACGTCTACGTCCAGGGTGTGAAGGTCAACGGCAAAGCGCACTCTTCGACGTCGCTGTCGCAGGAGCTGATCGCTCGCGGTGGGGTCATCGACTTCGACATGGGCCCGAACCCGTCGAAGTGGGGCACCGGCCCGAACGACGCGCCGAAGTCGATCACCCAGGGTGACGCCGTCCCGGCGCCGCTGCACGACGAGACCGGCCCCGGCAGGGGCACGCTGTCCACTTCGGACGGCTCGAACGCGGCCGCGCTGGTGGACAACACCTCGCGCACCCAGGCCGCGGTCACCGGCGCCGTGCAGTACCAGCTGAACTCGACCGATGAGGCTGTCACGAATTACACGCTGACGTCCCAGACCGGTGCGGGCGATCCGAAGAGCTGGGTGCTGAAGGGCTCCTACGACGGCAAGACGTGGGCGGTGGCCGACCGGCAGGAGAACCAGGCGTTCAGCTGGCGGCAGCAGACCCGCGCGTTCAAGGTGGCCGACCCGGCGCACTACGCCTACTACCGGCTCGAGGTGACCGCGACCAGCACCGGCGCTCCGGCGCAGCTGGCCGAGTTCGAGCTGCTGGGCAAGCCGGACGCGGCGTGCACGAAGACGATCACGGGGACGCAGTCCGGTCCGCTTGCGGTCACTTCGGGCACGGTGTGCCTGCAGGACGCGACGGTGTCCGGCCCGGTCACGGTGAGCGGCGGTGCGTCGCTGATCGTCCGCGGCGGTCAGGTCAAGGGCCCGCTCGCGGCGACGGGTGCGGCTCAGGTGGTGCTGAACCGCACGAAGGTGGGCGGTCCGGTGGCGATCACCGGGGCGACCGGTCCGGTGTCGATCGAGCTGACCGAGATCGGCGGCCCGGTGGCCTTGACGGGCAACCACGGGCCGGTGCTGACCTCCAGCACCGTCGGCGGCCCGCTGGCGTGCGCGGTGAACAACCCGGCGCCGACCGACCACGACCTGCCGAATGTCGTGCGCGGCCCGGTCGCCGGGCAGTGCACGAAGATGTAG